A section of the Agrococcus sp. SGAir0287 genome encodes:
- a CDS encoding GbsR/MarR family transcriptional regulator, translating into MTDAAASAPTASDAPGSDAPASESAAQAPEVVDPRERMPLEIDERMRAFIEDFAYAWGTAGNPRMDGRVLALFMVVDAPLLSSARIAHLLHASAGAVSMATRSLLSIGFIKPVSLPGDRSHYFRVEDDVWGSFLAGERESLRRIESTLAEGLETLAPQGEGPRRRLEYARRYFGWLPGRHREILADWQRYRDEVDREQASTEDEG; encoded by the coding sequence GTGACCGACGCCGCCGCATCCGCCCCCACCGCATCCGACGCTCCCGGATCCGACGCTCCCGCATCCGAATCGGCAGCGCAGGCGCCCGAGGTCGTCGATCCGCGTGAGCGGATGCCCCTGGAGATCGACGAGCGCATGCGCGCGTTCATCGAGGACTTCGCGTACGCGTGGGGCACCGCGGGCAATCCGCGCATGGACGGCCGCGTGCTCGCGCTGTTCATGGTCGTCGACGCGCCGCTGCTGTCGTCGGCCCGCATCGCGCACCTGCTCCACGCCTCCGCCGGCGCGGTGTCGATGGCGACGCGGTCGCTGCTCAGCATCGGCTTCATCAAGCCCGTGTCGCTGCCGGGCGACCGCAGCCACTACTTCCGCGTCGAGGACGACGTGTGGGGCTCGTTCCTCGCCGGCGAGCGCGAGTCGCTGCGCCGCATCGAGTCGACCCTCGCCGAGGGGCTCGAGACGCTCGCGCCGCAGGGCGAGGGACCGCGGCGGCGGCTCGAGTACGCGCGCCGCTACTTCGGCTGGCTGCCCGGCAGGCACCGCGAGATCCTGGCCGACTGGCAGCGCTACCGCGACGAGGTCGACCGCGAGCAGGCATCGACGGAGGACGAGGGATGA
- a CDS encoding RpiB/LacA/LacB family sugar-phosphate isomerase, with translation MRIALGADHAGFPLKDAVRSAIEALGHEVVDCGTHSTDPVDFPDVTQATCAPVTAGDADRAILVCGTGQGAIMAANKLPGIRCGLAHEPYSAHQAVEHDDANVIAMGAWLVPHALVPSIVREFLDATFDDDADTRRRVAKLNDLDRLVPTPTD, from the coding sequence ATGCGCATCGCACTCGGCGCCGACCACGCCGGCTTCCCGCTCAAGGACGCCGTCCGCAGCGCCATCGAGGCCCTGGGGCACGAGGTCGTCGACTGCGGCACGCACTCGACCGACCCCGTCGACTTCCCCGACGTGACGCAGGCGACGTGCGCGCCGGTGACGGCCGGCGACGCCGACCGCGCCATCCTCGTGTGCGGCACCGGACAGGGCGCCATCATGGCCGCGAACAAGCTGCCCGGCATCCGCTGCGGACTCGCGCACGAGCCCTACTCGGCGCACCAGGCCGTCGAGCACGACGATGCCAACGTCATCGCGATGGGCGCGTGGCTCGTGCCGCACGCGCTCGTGCCCTCGATCGTGCGCGAGTTCCTCGACGCGACGTTCGACGACGACGCGGACACGCGTCGCCGCGTCGCGAAGCTCAACGACCTCGACCGCCTCGTCCCCACCCCCACCGACTGA
- a CDS encoding phosphotransferase family protein has protein sequence MVQTDFLAPHARLVEDAAGAAMRAAGASDDPTRWERVEHGSANLVLLQDGVAVRVARTPAVAEASLRAQRLVDALPSLPFAVPRSLAAPVHVDGVVAIAQRRLAGHPHPHGSGDPRAVREVLDALRDAPLDGLEEHLAPARSFMGAERWPEIMTERAVPMLDVGVRRTALRLAEDAAAVAADARSLVHGDLAGGNVLWQDGRVVGVLDWDLASLDDPAVDVAALGGWHGWDAVALGADSATIERARLLAATHVLQALCWTIVQERPQAEVARAVARANARLAA, from the coding sequence ATGGTCCAGACCGACTTCCTCGCACCGCACGCGAGGCTCGTCGAGGACGCGGCCGGCGCCGCGATGCGCGCCGCCGGTGCCAGCGACGACCCGACCCGGTGGGAGCGCGTCGAGCACGGCTCTGCGAACCTGGTGCTGCTGCAGGACGGGGTCGCGGTGCGGGTGGCCAGGACGCCGGCGGTCGCCGAGGCATCCCTGCGTGCGCAGCGGCTCGTCGACGCTCTGCCGTCGCTGCCCTTCGCCGTGCCGCGCTCGCTCGCGGCGCCGGTGCACGTCGACGGCGTCGTCGCCATCGCGCAACGGCGCCTCGCGGGGCATCCCCATCCGCACGGCAGCGGCGATCCGCGCGCCGTCCGCGAGGTGCTCGACGCGCTGCGCGACGCGCCGCTCGACGGCCTCGAGGAGCACCTCGCACCGGCCCGCTCCTTCATGGGTGCCGAGCGATGGCCCGAGATCATGACCGAGCGGGCCGTGCCGATGCTCGACGTCGGCGTGCGGCGTACCGCACTGCGTCTGGCGGAGGATGCCGCTGCCGTCGCGGCCGACGCCCGATCGCTCGTGCACGGCGACCTCGCCGGCGGCAACGTGCTCTGGCAGGACGGTCGCGTCGTGGGCGTGCTGGACTGGGATCTCGCGAGCCTCGACGATCCGGCGGTCGACGTCGCCGCCCTCGGCGGCTGGCACGGCTGGGACGCGGTCGCGTTGGGCGCCGACTCCGCGACGATCGAGCGCGCACGGCTGCTCGCAGCCACCCATGTGCTGCAGGCGCTGTGCTGGACGATCGTGCAGGAGCGTCCGCAGGCCGAGGTCGCGCGAGCCGTGGCACGCGCGAACGCTCGGCTCGCGGCCTGA
- a CDS encoding SRPBCC family protein, producing the protein MSTVPASLVRALVGSGDRPIVEVERRLPMDPGEVWDALVQPERLARWLGAIESGERPSVGDAFGLRLGDEPGDRADCRLLACEPSRSIAIAWRWTGEPGSVVHLSVQASEGGSTLRLRHELVAPQPVPDYGAGWEAHLDGLGDVLAGLAPRAFAMPSHDAWTRMADGVLQVEQRVAAPVETVWRAVATEQGLRTWWWRHWRDTTIDADVRPGGALRIAAPDAGISLTGEVLVVDADAHHLAATWVWSDADGTSADEAFDVALAPDGDGTLVTVRHSGPWADDAPAAAYRQGWTFVLGELAEVVGG; encoded by the coding sequence ATGAGCACCGTGCCCGCATCCCTCGTCCGCGCGCTCGTCGGCTCGGGCGACCGCCCGATCGTCGAGGTCGAGCGACGCCTGCCCATGGATCCGGGCGAGGTGTGGGATGCGCTCGTGCAGCCCGAGCGGCTCGCGCGCTGGCTCGGCGCCATCGAGTCCGGCGAGCGGCCGAGCGTCGGCGACGCCTTCGGCCTGCGGCTTGGCGACGAGCCCGGCGATCGCGCCGACTGCCGACTGCTCGCGTGCGAGCCGAGTCGCAGCATCGCCATCGCCTGGCGATGGACGGGCGAGCCGGGCTCGGTCGTCCATCTCTCGGTCCAGGCATCCGAGGGCGGCTCGACGCTCCGGCTGCGCCATGAGCTCGTCGCGCCGCAGCCGGTGCCCGACTACGGCGCCGGCTGGGAGGCGCACCTCGACGGCCTCGGCGACGTGCTCGCCGGCCTCGCGCCCCGTGCGTTCGCGATGCCGAGCCACGACGCGTGGACGCGGATGGCCGACGGCGTGCTGCAGGTCGAGCAGCGCGTCGCGGCACCCGTCGAGACGGTGTGGCGGGCGGTGGCGACGGAGCAAGGGCTCCGCACCTGGTGGTGGCGCCACTGGCGGGACACGACCATCGACGCCGACGTGCGTCCGGGCGGCGCGCTGCGCATCGCAGCCCCGGACGCCGGCATCTCGCTGACGGGCGAGGTGCTCGTCGTCGACGCCGACGCGCACCACCTCGCTGCCACGTGGGTCTGGAGCGACGCGGACGGCACGAGCGCCGACGAGGCCTTCGACGTCGCGCTCGCGCCGGACGGGGACGGCACGCTCGTCACGGTGCGGCACTCCGGGCCGTGGGCGGACGACGCCCCCGCCGCCGCGTACCGGCAGGGCTGGACCTTCGTCCTCGGCGAGCTCGCCGAGGTCGTCGGCGGCTGA
- a CDS encoding ABC transporter ATP-binding protein codes for MSEPLLQVEDLRVDFRVGSEVVPAVRGASFALHRGEVLALVGESGSGKSVSALSLVGLLPDTATVSGSARLDGAELIGMPEGRMRQVRGDRIAVVFQDPTNALDPVFTIGFQIGEMLRRHRPSMTRAERRERTLELLRMVELPDPERRIRSYPHQLSGGQAQRVMIAMALSCDPELLIADEPTTALDVTVQREVLDVMRRLQQRTGTSILLITHDMGVVADMADRVVVLRRGLVEETAEVQALFDAPQAAYTRELLAAVPQLGSPERQAPEPTEPVLRVRDLVVEYPVRRGVVRAVDGVSLEIGEGEMLALVGESGSGKSTIGKSILGLAPLTEGSVTIAGLDLASASRRQVREAKRSIGVVFQNPTAALDPRATIGESIGEPLHAHDRMRGAGLAARVGELLERVELPASWAARYPHELSGGQRQRVAIARALALRPSLLIADEPTSALDVSVQATVLELLRELQRSLRFACLFVSHDLAVVDALCDRVAVLHRGRIVELGARRAVLMAPEHEYTQRLLEAAPLPDPRAQRARRAA; via the coding sequence ATGAGCGAGCCGCTGCTGCAGGTGGAGGACCTGCGGGTCGACTTCCGCGTCGGATCGGAGGTCGTGCCCGCCGTGCGCGGCGCATCCTTCGCGCTCCACCGCGGCGAGGTGCTCGCGCTCGTCGGCGAGTCGGGCTCGGGCAAGAGCGTCTCGGCGCTGTCGCTCGTGGGCCTCCTGCCCGACACGGCGACCGTCTCGGGATCCGCGCGACTCGACGGCGCCGAGCTCATCGGGATGCCGGAAGGCCGCATGCGACAGGTGCGCGGCGACCGCATCGCCGTCGTCTTCCAGGATCCGACCAACGCGCTCGACCCCGTCTTCACGATCGGCTTCCAGATCGGCGAGATGCTGCGCAGGCACCGGCCGTCGATGACGCGCGCCGAGCGCCGCGAGCGCACGCTCGAGCTGCTGCGCATGGTCGAGCTGCCCGATCCCGAGCGGCGCATCCGCTCGTACCCGCATCAGCTCTCCGGCGGCCAGGCGCAGCGGGTCATGATCGCGATGGCGCTCTCGTGCGACCCCGAGCTGCTCATCGCCGACGAGCCGACGACGGCGCTCGACGTCACGGTGCAGCGCGAGGTGCTCGACGTCATGCGTCGTCTGCAGCAGCGCACCGGCACGTCGATCCTGCTCATCACGCACGACATGGGCGTCGTCGCCGACATGGCCGACCGCGTCGTCGTGCTGCGCCGTGGCCTCGTCGAGGAGACCGCCGAGGTCCAGGCGCTCTTCGACGCGCCGCAGGCGGCGTACACGCGCGAGCTGCTCGCGGCGGTGCCGCAGCTCGGCTCGCCCGAGCGGCAGGCGCCGGAGCCCACCGAGCCCGTGCTGCGCGTGCGCGACCTCGTCGTGGAGTACCCGGTGCGACGCGGCGTCGTGCGCGCCGTCGATGGCGTCTCGCTCGAGATCGGCGAGGGCGAGATGCTCGCGCTCGTCGGCGAGTCCGGCTCGGGCAAGTCGACGATCGGCAAGAGCATCCTCGGACTCGCCCCGCTCACGGAGGGATCGGTGACGATCGCGGGCCTCGACCTCGCGTCGGCGTCGCGACGGCAGGTGCGCGAGGCGAAGCGCTCGATCGGCGTCGTCTTCCAGAACCCGACGGCGGCGCTCGACCCGCGCGCCACCATCGGCGAGTCGATCGGCGAGCCGCTGCACGCGCACGATCGGATGCGCGGCGCGGGCCTCGCCGCCCGCGTGGGCGAGCTGCTCGAGCGCGTCGAGCTGCCCGCCTCGTGGGCGGCCCGCTACCCGCACGAGCTCTCGGGCGGGCAGCGGCAGCGCGTCGCCATCGCCCGCGCCCTCGCGCTGCGGCCGAGCCTGCTCATCGCCGACGAGCCGACGAGCGCCCTCGACGTGTCCGTGCAGGCGACGGTCCTCGAGCTGCTGCGCGAGCTGCAGCGCTCCTTGCGCTTCGCGTGCCTCTTCGTCAGCCACGACCTCGCGGTCGTGGACGCGCTGTGCGATCGCGTGGCCGTGCTGCACCGCGGCAGGATCGTGGAGCTCGGCGCGCGCCGCGCCGTGCTCATGGCGCCGGAGCACGAGTACACGCAGCGCCTGCTCGAGGCGGCGCCGCTGCCCGATCCGCGGGCGCAGCGGGCGCGGCGCGCGGCGTAG
- a CDS encoding glutaredoxin domain-containing protein yields MGTITVYGKPGCVQCTATKRALGTAGVACSEVDVSTDDVAFEHVNARPRHRRRPLPGRQRAVAGRTRHRLRRARARQEGREPRRDRPVIRPRQGRVHRPAPRDPMGQR; encoded by the coding sequence ATGGGAACCATCACCGTCTACGGCAAGCCCGGATGCGTCCAGTGCACTGCCACCAAGCGAGCGCTCGGCACCGCAGGGGTCGCGTGCAGCGAGGTCGACGTCAGCACCGACGACGTCGCGTTCGAGCACGTGAACGCGCGCCCGCGTCATCGTCGCCGACCGCTACCAGGACGCCAACGAGCAGTGGCAGGACGGACCCGCCACCGGCTACGACGTGCCCGTGCGCGGCAAGAAGGCCGAGAACCTCGTCGCGATCGCCCAGTCATCCGGCCACGTCAAGGTCGTGTTCACCGGCCGGCTCCGCGAGACCCCATGGGGCAACGCTGA
- a CDS encoding serine hydrolase domain-containing protein: MTSTEDMTTSTPDITAEATVDHAPTGAAKAAAIRDALAYAERWVAFQGELLGTPGIQLAVRHKGELLLDMAWGVADVVTQEPLTTSHLFRIASHSKTFTATAAMQLVESGELRLDDTIERWVPALAGSGVAAVTVRELLGHQGGIIRDGSDANYWQRGGGVFPDRDAIIAMARAEGVVYEVNEHFKYSNIGYSLLGLVLEGASGMSYAELVAARITGPLGTTSMGPEWVAERDGEFAAGHTGRTRIDEPRHRIRHVDTAAMAPATGWFATAAELTAYGSAHAFGNATLVTDASKRLLQRPESAITHAGVTRHYGLGFDVESIGSRAVVGHSGGYPGHITRTWIDPKDDLVVSALTNAIDGPAGTIATGVVAIVDLALALAEEVEADPSLAVPQAIAAELEGRFANLWSVEDVVPLGGRLVTLYPKAPEPTGFVVRLRTTDVADALATDDVAGFWATGEPAVFGRDADGAVETLTTSGMTSWRIDVWRDALASGDLASALPRVSL, encoded by the coding sequence ATGACCTCCACCGAGGACATGACCACCTCCACCCCCGACATCACCGCCGAGGCGACCGTCGACCACGCGCCGACGGGCGCCGCGAAGGCCGCGGCGATCCGGGATGCACTCGCCTACGCCGAGCGCTGGGTCGCCTTCCAGGGCGAGCTGCTCGGCACGCCGGGCATCCAGCTCGCCGTGCGGCACAAGGGCGAGCTGCTGCTCGACATGGCCTGGGGCGTCGCCGACGTCGTGACCCAGGAGCCGCTCACGACGAGCCACCTCTTCCGCATCGCGTCGCACTCGAAGACGTTCACGGCCACGGCGGCCATGCAGCTCGTCGAGTCGGGCGAGCTGCGCCTCGACGACACGATCGAGCGGTGGGTGCCCGCGCTCGCCGGGTCGGGCGTCGCGGCCGTGACGGTCCGCGAGCTGCTCGGACACCAGGGCGGCATCATCCGCGACGGGTCCGACGCGAACTACTGGCAGCGCGGCGGCGGCGTCTTCCCCGACCGCGACGCGATCATCGCGATGGCACGGGCCGAGGGCGTCGTGTACGAGGTCAACGAGCACTTCAAGTACTCGAACATCGGCTACTCGCTGCTGGGGCTGGTGCTCGAGGGCGCCTCCGGCATGTCCTACGCCGAGCTCGTCGCAGCACGCATCACGGGCCCGCTGGGCACGACGAGCATGGGCCCGGAGTGGGTCGCCGAGCGCGACGGCGAGTTCGCCGCCGGCCACACCGGCCGCACGCGCATCGACGAGCCGCGTCACCGCATCCGCCACGTCGACACCGCGGCGATGGCGCCCGCGACCGGCTGGTTCGCGACCGCCGCCGAGCTCACGGCGTACGGATCCGCGCACGCGTTCGGGAACGCGACGCTCGTGACGGATGCCTCCAAGCGCCTGCTGCAGCGGCCCGAGTCGGCGATCACCCACGCGGGCGTCACGCGCCACTACGGCCTGGGCTTCGACGTCGAGTCGATCGGGTCGCGCGCCGTCGTCGGCCACTCGGGCGGCTACCCCGGCCACATCACGCGCACGTGGATCGACCCGAAGGACGACCTCGTCGTCTCCGCCCTCACGAACGCGATCGACGGCCCCGCAGGCACGATCGCGACGGGCGTCGTCGCGATCGTCGACCTCGCCCTCGCGCTCGCGGAGGAGGTCGAGGCGGATCCGTCGCTCGCGGTGCCCCAGGCGATCGCCGCCGAGCTCGAGGGCCGCTTCGCGAACCTGTGGAGCGTCGAGGACGTCGTGCCGCTCGGCGGCCGCCTCGTGACGCTGTACCCGAAGGCGCCCGAGCCCACCGGCTTCGTCGTGCGCCTGCGCACGACCGACGTGGCCGACGCGCTCGCGACCGACGACGTCGCGGGATTCTGGGCGACGGGCGAGCCCGCGGTGTTCGGCCGCGACGCCGACGGCGCCGTCGAGACGCTCACGACGAGCGGCATGACGAGCTGGCGCATCGACGTCTGGCGCGACGCGCTCGCGTCGGGCGACCTCGCGAGTGCGCTGCCTAGGGTGTCGCTGTGA
- a CDS encoding ArsR/SmtB family transcription factor — translation MNAFAILADPVRRRLVEALADGPQPAGALGAVAHAEFGITQPAVSNQLRALREAGVVDVEPQGAQRIYRLAPGGLAEVTAWVERYAALWPQRLDALETELRRGRRAARADAAGGSRPHAEEASA, via the coding sequence ATGAACGCGTTCGCGATCCTCGCCGATCCCGTCCGGCGGCGTCTCGTCGAGGCGCTCGCCGACGGTCCGCAGCCGGCGGGCGCGCTCGGCGCCGTCGCGCACGCCGAGTTCGGCATCACGCAGCCCGCGGTCTCCAACCAGCTGCGCGCCCTGCGCGAGGCGGGGGTCGTCGACGTCGAGCCCCAGGGCGCGCAGCGCATCTACCGGCTCGCTCCCGGCGGACTCGCCGAGGTGACGGCCTGGGTCGAGCGCTATGCGGCGCTCTGGCCGCAGCGGCTCGACGCGCTGGAGACCGAGCTGCGCCGCGGACGACGCGCCGCGCGCGCGGATGCGGCCGGCGGCAGCCGGCCGCACGCCGAGGAGGCGTCCGCATGA
- a CDS encoding FAD-dependent monooxygenase yields the protein MCCRRCAGRSCRSVRRPRSREPWHARTLGSRPDAAPPGPPLVPAATAWRSSSMTRRALVSGGGIAGLASAFWLQRTGWEVRVLERADAFRDGGQNVDVRGLAREVVDRMGILETIRERTTIEEGTRFVGRAARLRLERSPGFCLRLSPAQSSRSSAPSPSPRSSFGTGDRRPVCWPERQRRPKRGARSGRRAGSNHGWLDHLGRSAERSAVPGRRSKPHLRIIGSHDSGRHDSVQHWLVDLHTLTRLARASP from the coding sequence ATGTGCTGCAGGCGCTGTGCTGGACGATCGTGCAGGAGCGTCCGCAGGCCGAGGTCGCGCGAGCCGTGGCACGCGCGAACGCTCGGCTCGCGGCCTGACGCTGCGCCGCCGGGTCCACCCCTGGTGCCCGCGGCCACGGCCTGGCGATCGTCGAGCATGACCCGCCGCGCGCTCGTGTCCGGAGGCGGCATCGCCGGCCTCGCATCCGCCTTCTGGCTTCAGAGGACGGGGTGGGAGGTGCGGGTGCTCGAGCGCGCCGACGCCTTCCGTGACGGCGGGCAGAACGTCGACGTCCGCGGGCTCGCACGCGAGGTCGTGGATCGCATGGGCATCCTGGAGACGATCCGCGAGCGGACGACGATCGAGGAGGGCACGCGGTTCGTCGGCCGCGCTGCGCGGCTGCGCCTGGAGCGATCACCTGGATTCTGCTTGCGCTTGAGCCCGGCGCAGAGCTCCCGCAGCTCGGCGCCTTCACCATCACCCCGGAGTTCGTTCGGAACAGGCGACCGGCGTCCTGTCTGCTGGCCAGAGCGACAGCGGAGGCCCAAGCGTGGTGCCCGTTCTGGTCGACGGGCAGGCTCGAATCATGGCTGGCTCGATCATCTCGGCAGGAGCGCCGAGCGGTCAGCCGTGCCTGGGAGACGTTCCAAACCGCATCTGCGGATCATCGGTTCTCACGACTCCGGTCGGCACGATTCTGTCCAACACTGGTTGGTCGATCTCCACACCCTGACGAGGCTGGCTCGCGCGTCGCCCTAG
- a CDS encoding LacI family DNA-binding transcriptional regulator, whose amino-acid sequence MATIKDVAARAGVGLGTASRVLTGSTQTSPSSRERVLAAAAELGYVANGPARSLRRARTDALGLLVSDIRNPFFSELAHAAEQEARAHGYAVLLANANEDERQADDVLRTFASQRIDGLMLSPQGPATPQLEALVARNVPIVLLNRRIDGLDLPFYGTDNEQGVGLVLDHLQRRGHHEVAYVGGTPTMSTGVERARAYLGGRAAHGISTDDALVEAGDFQTEGAAAAMLRILDRGVQPTAVFGANGATTVGVLRALRDRLGADAAAAIEVVSFDDFDWFAYASPPITAVRNDASAIGRAAVQGVLALLRGEQAESVRVATTLVDRSGS is encoded by the coding sequence ATGGCGACCATCAAGGACGTCGCGGCACGAGCCGGGGTCGGGCTCGGCACCGCCTCGCGCGTGCTGACCGGCAGCACGCAGACCTCCCCCTCCTCCCGCGAGCGCGTGCTGGCTGCCGCCGCCGAGCTCGGCTACGTCGCCAACGGTCCCGCCCGATCGCTGCGGCGCGCGCGCACGGACGCGCTCGGCCTCCTGGTCTCCGACATCCGCAACCCGTTCTTCTCCGAACTCGCGCACGCCGCCGAGCAGGAGGCCCGCGCGCACGGCTACGCCGTGCTGCTCGCGAACGCCAACGAGGACGAGCGGCAGGCCGACGACGTGCTGCGCACCTTCGCGTCGCAGCGCATCGACGGGCTCATGCTCTCGCCCCAGGGCCCCGCCACGCCGCAGCTCGAGGCCCTCGTCGCGCGGAACGTGCCGATCGTGCTGCTCAACCGGCGCATCGACGGCCTCGACCTGCCCTTCTACGGCACCGACAACGAGCAGGGCGTCGGCCTCGTGCTCGACCACCTGCAGCGACGCGGCCACCACGAGGTCGCCTACGTCGGCGGCACGCCCACGATGTCGACGGGCGTCGAGCGCGCCCGCGCCTACCTCGGCGGTCGCGCGGCGCATGGCATCTCGACCGACGACGCACTCGTGGAGGCCGGCGACTTCCAGACCGAGGGTGCCGCGGCCGCGATGCTGCGCATCCTCGACCGCGGCGTGCAGCCCACCGCGGTGTTCGGCGCCAACGGCGCGACGACCGTCGGCGTGCTGCGCGCCCTGCGCGATCGCCTCGGGGCGGATGCCGCAGCCGCGATCGAGGTCGTGTCGTTCGACGACTTCGACTGGTTCGCGTACGCCTCCCCTCCCATCACCGCCGTGCGCAACGACGCCTCCGCCATCGGTCGCGCCGCCGTGCAGGGCGTGCTCGCGCTGCTGCGCGGCGAGCAGGCCGAGTCGGTGCGCGTCGCGACGACGCTCGTCGACCGCTCCGGCAGCTGA
- a CDS encoding helix-turn-helix transcriptional regulator — MHARSAARARTAAIVETYTMQRSRMRQLLATELDVDVLLAAASLQEIVRWLRSTRRDAWPELVVVGIHDGVDPVRLRAVLVPLRAQDVRIMAVVGAPDRRDAPRPPAELFDGAAAVDDAETAFVETVRAVAAGRDAVTERARRTLERHAAAPRLSVQEERVLSLYASGMTIGAVAEAIGVREDTARVYLRRVRAKYRAVGQTASTKIDLARVAWRDGYLSSDAGSVRSREA, encoded by the coding sequence GTGCACGCACGCAGCGCTGCGAGGGCGAGGACCGCCGCGATCGTCGAGACGTACACGATGCAGCGGTCGCGCATGCGGCAGCTCCTCGCGACCGAGCTCGACGTCGACGTCCTCCTCGCGGCTGCGAGCCTCCAGGAGATCGTGCGCTGGCTGCGCTCGACGCGTCGGGATGCCTGGCCGGAGCTCGTCGTGGTCGGCATCCACGACGGCGTCGACCCCGTGCGCCTGCGTGCCGTCCTCGTACCCTTGCGCGCGCAGGACGTGCGGATCATGGCCGTGGTCGGCGCGCCCGATCGTCGCGATGCGCCGCGACCGCCTGCCGAGCTCTTCGACGGCGCGGCCGCCGTCGACGACGCCGAGACCGCGTTCGTCGAGACGGTGCGCGCCGTCGCGGCGGGACGCGACGCCGTCACCGAGCGGGCCCGCCGAACCCTCGAGCGCCATGCCGCGGCGCCGCGGCTCAGCGTGCAGGAGGAGCGCGTCCTCTCGCTCTACGCATCGGGGATGACGATCGGCGCCGTCGCAGAGGCGATCGGCGTGCGCGAGGACACCGCGCGCGTCTACCTGCGCCGGGTGCGGGCGAAGTATCGGGCAGTCGGGCAGACGGCGAGCACGAAGATCGACCTCGCGCGCGTCGCCTGGCGAGACGGCTACCTCTCGTCGGATGCTGGATCCGTGCGGTCCCGAGAGGCCTGA
- a CDS encoding MFS transporter, producing the protein MSSTTTQTDRRSPLGSRDRVKTAIAAGVGTSVENYDFISYGTAAALYFGVVFFPAEDPLVRNLLAFSTLAVGFLMRPLGGAIGGYLGDRFGRKPVLVGAMIVMGAATFVIGLLPTYDQIGLAAPIILTVIRMVQGLAFGAEWGGAITMAYEHAPWHRRGMFAAIPQSGNPLGIALASAMFAWSSTLEGDWQWRTPFLFSSVLVIVALVVRSRLSESPEFQEAQAQGRTAKNPLLKTLREDWRSILRVIALRVVESFAYYSTATYLLNYLSERDPSLRPVALGAITAASIVAIGMTFLMGSLTDRIGRKPIYVGACIAAIAFAFPMYLLTNDGVPALVVAVFIVGIGVIHASLTGVQGSLLTEQFQTATRTSGASLGYQLAAAIGGFAPLLATALVGVFGWPGASILYMVAGVIGLVGILATRETFGRAERERVRALVDAAR; encoded by the coding sequence ATGTCCAGCACCACCACGCAGACCGATCGCAGGAGCCCGCTCGGCTCGAGGGATCGCGTCAAGACCGCCATCGCCGCCGGCGTCGGCACGAGCGTCGAGAACTACGACTTCATCTCCTACGGCACGGCGGCGGCGCTGTACTTCGGCGTCGTGTTCTTCCCCGCCGAGGATCCGCTCGTGCGCAACCTGCTCGCGTTCTCGACCCTCGCCGTCGGCTTCCTCATGCGCCCGCTCGGCGGCGCGATCGGCGGCTACCTCGGCGATCGGTTCGGCAGGAAACCCGTCCTCGTCGGCGCGATGATCGTCATGGGCGCCGCGACGTTCGTCATCGGGCTGCTGCCGACCTACGACCAGATCGGGCTCGCCGCACCGATCATCCTCACCGTCATCCGGATGGTGCAGGGACTCGCGTTCGGCGCGGAGTGGGGCGGCGCCATCACGATGGCGTACGAGCACGCGCCCTGGCATCGACGCGGCATGTTCGCCGCGATCCCGCAGTCCGGGAACCCCCTGGGCATCGCCCTCGCGAGCGCGATGTTCGCGTGGTCGTCGACGCTCGAGGGCGACTGGCAGTGGCGCACGCCCTTCCTCTTCTCCTCGGTCCTCGTGATCGTCGCGCTCGTCGTGCGGTCGCGCCTGTCGGAGTCGCCGGAGTTCCAGGAGGCGCAGGCACAGGGGCGGACGGCGAAGAACCCGCTGCTGAAGACGCTGCGCGAGGACTGGCGCTCGATCCTGCGCGTCATCGCGCTGCGCGTCGTCGAGTCGTTCGCCTACTACTCGACCGCGACGTACCTCTTGAACTACCTCTCGGAGCGCGACCCGTCGCTCCGCCCCGTCGCGCTCGGCGCGATCACGGCCGCGAGCATCGTCGCGATCGGCATGACCTTCCTCATGGGATCGCTCACGGACCGGATCGGACGCAAGCCCATCTACGTCGGCGCGTGCATCGCGGCGATCGCGTTCGCCTTCCCGATGTACCTGCTGACGAACGATGGCGTGCCTGCGCTCGTCGTGGCGGTCTTCATCGTCGGCATCGGCGTCATCCACGCGTCGCTCACGGGCGTGCAGGGCTCGCTGCTCACGGAGCAGTTCCAGACCGCCACGCGGACGTCGGGCGCCTCGCTCGGCTACCAGCTCGCGGCGGCGATCGGCGGCTTCGCGCCGCTGCTCGCGACAGCGCTCGTCGGCGTCTTCGGCTGGCCGGGCGCGTCGATCCTGTACATGGTCGCCGGCGTGATCGGCCTCGTCGGCATCCTCGCCACGCGCGAGACGTTCGGCCGCGCCGAGCGGGAGCGCGTGCGCGCGCTCGTCGACGCCGCGCGCTGA